The genomic interval GGAAGCCATATGGTTAAATGGTATATCACATGAATTAggtatttttaaaagaaatattattttacattgtgATAACCAGAATTCAATATATTTGGCTAAAAACCAAGTATATCATGAAAGGACTAAGCATATAGATGTCAGACTCCATTTTGTAAGGGATGTAATTGAGTCTAGGGAAGTTAGAGTGGAGAAAATTCCAACTGAGGAAAATCCCTCAGACATGATGACTAAATCCCTGTCATTAGCAAAGTTTAGACACTGTCTAAACTTAATTAACATGCAGTCTTTTGGGGGTCCCTAATAGAGGGACATTGCAAAAACAATCAAGATGAGAGTAGGATAGAAGTAATGGGTATAATATTGATAAGGTGGAGAATTGTGAATATTGTGTGTCAATTATTTTACCATTTTTATAGTACTCTAACTGATGTATATGCAGCCAATAAAAGTGTGACACTTGGTGATAAGCAGTAGCCCTTATCAGTATGCAGTGGAGTGGACATGTGCTGGGCACGTGAGCAAACTTTGGCTTATCTGATATGATGAATGAGAGCCGCTAGATCAAAGGCACATGTTGTAAACTGTTgggcatgtatatatatgcgaTGTTGCTGTGTTAGGGTAACATGAACATATTTCACTTTGAGCATTCTGCCGTCTTCGAGAGCTCTGTAAGtttgatagagagagagttgagcTAGGGTTTTACTGAGGGAGAAAGCAAGCTATATTGTGGATTGTGGCTTGTTTTGGCTTGGTATTAGCTTGATCTTGTATATGATACATTAGCTTTGAAGAttactcactaaaaaatgatcTTTGAGGCTGTTCCTGCTGTGGATATAGGCCATTAAGGTCGAACCACGTAATCTCTGTTTGTATtccttctttttattcttttattatttcttgttGATTTATTGCTTGTTCTTACTGTTCTTGATATTTTATCTCCGATACTTGTAATTCTTGAATAGGATTTCAATACTGAGTCCTTTAGGCTATAAGGGACTTTGGTTGTGTTTCTCACATTGCATTTGGGTAGTGAGTTAAtttcagatattctgtgaataatagtgaaaaaataataaagttaggTAGGGTGTGTATTACCGGctcttgcaaatataatttttcagagAGGAAAATCATAGTACttgatttaataataataataagaataataataatagatctataattatttaattacctTTTTATAACCAACCAAACTCAAAGTGACTATGCATCTTCatagaaaatgttaaaaaaaccCCTTCTTGATttgaatcttttaattttagatatagaGAATTGTAGAGAACAATGGGTTTATCATTACTCATTACTCCATTGCCCCCCCCCGGCCCCCAAGCCGGAACTCTTCCCTATCGTCGTcggaaaatatttcattatcttCTTTCACGTAGGCAGAAAGAAGTTATTGTAGAAAGTTTTTACATAAAGTTTTTGTAGTGTTCTCTCTCAAGAGAGAGgagaataaaaatacatatgcCATGTTTCCCATTTATGTTAACGCATGCATCCTGCTTTAGCTTAACTCTGCATCAGAAACTGGCATTTTCTAGTCAACTGATCTGAACCTACATAAAGTCGGTACATAAGTATTGGACCTTAAACtgcctctaaaaatattattcaagatggtgtgtgtgtgtgtgtgtgtatatatatatatatatatatagcctaatACAATAAAGATTAGCTGTGAACTTGTTTATCATCAGGCGATTGTTTTTCCAGATTGTGTTGATCCAATCTTCTCTTCAAGGGTATCATCCTTGCCTGTCCCTTTGTACCTGTACCACCTTGCACAAACTAGAAAGTAGCCAAAATTCAGCACCTCTATAGCAGCAATTGTGTAATAAAAGTAGTCCAATCTTCCCTTGTTAAGATCTTCTGGCAACCAATTCCCGGTTGCAGCCCCCTTTGTTGTTCGATGAATAACTGATATCAGGAAACTACTCAAATAACTTGAACCTCCCATGCCACAATATAATAAAGATCCACCAATGCTTCTCATATTCTCAGGGAATTGCTTGTAGTAGAATTCAACTTGGCCAATGGCTGCGAATGCTTCAACTAGTCCAGTTAGTGTTAGTTGAGGAATCAACCAGAGACCTGACATTGAGGAAATAGCACCTCTTCTTGGTTCAACTCCTAGAGTTGGCTTGGTTAGAGCTATTGTCCTTCGGCGCCCTTCCACCAGAGCAGATACTAGCATAGTGATAATGGAGAGAAATATGCCAATTCCCATCCTCTGGAGGACTGTGATGCCGCCTTCTTTTCCAGTGAGCCTTTGGAGGAATGGGACAACAATTCTGTCATAGATGGGTATCCAAATGGTCATGCTCAGCATTAAAAAGACAGTGTAGGATGCAGCTGGGATCTTGAAGTTGCTGTTTCCTAGGCGTCTGTTAGATTGCTGGGCTTGGAATACTGCATAAGTATTCTGTTGAACCATGACAAGATAATATATGAGGGCTGCAATCCATATAGGAATCACTCTGAACAAGCACTTCACTTCCTCCACTTGCTGCATGGTGCATAGTTTCCAAGGATCAGTTGCTGATCCATCCGGGTTTATTTCATCTCCGGGGGTCACAATTGCGGCTTTGTCCAGGAATCTGCCAAAATGAACATTTTGGTTGTTTCAGTTTTTACACCCAGGTGTTCATGTGaccttcaatttcaaaattcttaaaaGTTTCCTACCTGAATTGCTCGGAGTATGGAAGTTTGGAGTTAATAGAACTGGGAGGAACATAGTTGAAGAGGGAGAGCCATGGCTGTTCTGGTGGTTTTAACGACCTTTTCTTAATAGCAACCACTATGACCTGTATCAGACTGGTCACAGGACTACCTGTGGCTTTAACTTTCACATACATTTTTGAACCCATGAAAAAGAGTGCACACGAAATGAGCATCAGAATTGCTGGAATTCCTAAACCTATAGCCCAGCTCACATTGGATTGCACATACACAATGAGTGTCAAGGATACCAACTGAGCAAAAGTAAAGGTAAAGAAGTACCAATTGAAAAAACTATTGATTCCCCTCTTCCCAGATTCTGTTTCAGGGTTGAATTGGTCGGCTCCAAAGGCCAGGTTGCATGGCCGAATGCCAGCAGCCCCTACTATTAGAGATCCAAACCCAGTCAGTAAAAATGCCAATTGCCCTGCTGTTGCCCCTTTGCACGTGTCAATCTCTCCTGATCCGCAGGAGGGTGGATGCAGCTTCTTGATTGCCGCTGTTAGTTGTATCAGAAGCAACCCCTTCACAAAAACAGACAAATCAGACATCAGATGCATTCTGACAGAAGTTGAATGAGCTAAAATTCTGCATATGGTTGCATCAAGCAAATGAAGAGGTACATCATTCTTATACAGCCTTCTCAAGCTTCTGTTTTCCGTGGACCTCATTTCTTGTCTTtgtcatataatttataacaaataaGCTTTATTCAGAAACAAAATTTCGTCATATACAAATGTCATCTCTCATGGATGCAAATTGATTACAAAAGGAGTTTGAAGGGTAAGAAGTAGTAGTACCATAAAGGAGGCGACTGTCGCAAACCCCAATGTCTTATAGCGACCAAAGTAAGTGTCACAGAGGAAAGCACCAATCAAGGTGGAGAAGTTGGTGGTACCATTGAAGACGTTGATCATGGTTGCAGCTGTAATGCTCTTCATGTTGAAGACACTAGTAAGATAGATCAAGAGGTTGGATAAGGTGCCAATGGCTCCCAGCTTCTCAAAAGTCTCATTCCCTGAAATCTTGTGCAAATCAGAAACTCAGGGATTTACAacaaacaaaactcaaaatgaaaagaagaagaaagtaaagGTCAGTCACAGAAGGGGGGCATGCAACAGAAAACAATAAGCTAACCTATGATAAATGGCATGACTCTCCATCCTCTGTAGTTAATTTTAGGCTCTTTAGTTCCAACATCTTTCTCATTATTCTCCATGTTTCCTCCATCATTCTTCTCcattctctctgtctctctgtctctgtgcGTTTGTGTCTGTGCtatataaagagagagatatgCTACAAATCAGAGGAAGAAGTTCTACTCTTTTTCCAACCTTTCCCACCTATATGTTTGCCATTTTCATTTCCTGATGGAGACGCCTAgtatttccctctctctctcagggaTAATTTTTCCTCTGAATGAGTTAGTAAGAGTACTGTCTTCTGAGGTTCTGTTGGACCACTGAGTCTCCATTCAGACCTTTAGTCCAATGGAAAACAAAATGGTTTCCGTGAACGGTTTGAAGTTCTCCTAAAAAATCTCGtaacaaagaagagaaaagaaaaagattccTCGTCATTCAATGTCTCAAACTGGTAGATCGAGCAAGATTATGCATAAACATAGCATATCCTATAACACTGTTAAATAATATAAGGTAGTGCTACAATGCCGCTAAGGTTTGACAGTTAGGCATGCCCTTAGTACTgtaaattgcattttttttttaaagtagattttaaatattttttttaaaaaataatcaatacactaatagttaatttcttaatcattaaataaaaaaaaaattccatgagCGATCAAATTAAGAGAACAAACTCAAGCGctatatatagtatcattttccataatatAAAGGTAGGTTTTGTTAATGCTTTTATCTCCTCAAgtattctaatttatttatgggGCTAGTCAAAGCATCTATGAAATTTCCATTCCATGATTTGTTCAGATTTACATATACAGATCTTCACTAATTGCTTGATCAAACTTAATGGAATGGTCTGATTTtacagaaataatattatatacgaATCCAACAGTATTCAACGATGCTGCTATAGAATTCTTAGACAATCATGTAAACTCCACaggagcatatatatatatatatatatatatatatatatatatatatatattaatattagattaaaTGGCTTATGTCGACAGTCCAAGGGGTCCTTTAATTTATTGACAATGGCACGATTTGGGATAATTAATTGGGCATTGGGTCCCATTTTGATCTTCACATACTTCATTATTGGAAGCAGTtgtttaattgtatatatattgtgtgcggaagatatgcatgcatgctcaaGTCTCTTGGTTGAGCAGCAAAGTCAGACTTGGGTCATTTCCTTTCGATTTACTTGTGTTTCTTTCCCTTGCTctaatggaaaaacaatcattttcaatTGCAAGTGCACTGATCTGCACGATCTAAATGGGAACACACAAATTTCAAAGCTGTAAGCTGAATACATGGCTAAAGTTGCTTTGTCCGATAGCTTTGCTGTCCAAGAATAGGTTGGACATATATAATTGACATATTGTTTAAAAGTTAGTTCGAAAATcacatttgttttttcaaaacaactagTCAGAGCCCCAAGTGAGACCGGCAGTTGGGTTCTTCCTTAAAACTACCTAACTTATAATTGCATGATTTCTAAGggctaacatatatatatatatatatatatatttatttatataataatcataaatatatatattttttttataaaaagggaCAGTACCCttagatattattaaaaaacctGATCACTTACGGCGGAGGAAAACCAAACCAATACATGGTGCAAAAAATACGCAACGatcacaaaataaatacaagaccaAAACCCAACAAAACATAGGGGTGCTTGTTTATGATCAGTACATCAAATTCATTACTACTGATATAGAAAATTTTCACACcattcaatattaaaaatattgttattttaatttttttttttttttttgtaatgataataagttttataataaatgaTGTTTATATACAGACTTATAAATAACAGAAGTCGATCATATATTTAATCGCCTTTTATACAATATGTGCTTGCAGTTGTGTGAAGTAGAAAGCAAACAAGCAAGTCCTAAAATAGAAGCAAACAAGTCTCAATGACCTTTAGTAGTTTCTTTGTATCATCCACCTCTTAGTTACGTTTAAGTAGTTCAATATTGATAGATCTGTTTATGGAAATGAGAAGGATACGTTTAATAATTTTGCCTTTTCAGGTTCTTCATGACTTAGGATTTGACACAACTGTGTACTACCAACAATTGCTGTAACGTTCCGTTTTCGGAGGTTCGGAGGGTTCACTCTTGTAACGACCTAAATTCAACTtctataacatatttaaatactccaatattttcaaaaagcacaaatccatttattcaaactaaaaaatatatgttcctctacTAGGACACCAAATAAATATCTCAATGAGATAatctaaaaactccataaaatgttagAAATATCAAGAACTCCAAAtgtcaaataacataaaatcataaacctactaaaaatAAACTCTCCAATGaacttgtaccctcagacacttatttcACTACGATCATCGTACCTTACTAAAACTTCAtattcttgttctccagctgaaccatctaaattatctgaaaaatatttgaagataatgggtgaattatcaacaactcagtaagcagatgtcatatactagtgtgtgaacatgagcatttacagagatcagaatgcagaacaaaacattttcattttcagaatgcagaagcttatcaaaatatcagagcgatgatttagaaataatttcaaaaaaaatatcctttggcatagcataaatgatcatcatcatcatcagaacagaAGCTAGGTATAACCCCCGTGGAAGGGTTGTGCGTCTGCGGATagccaaacagaacataaatcactctgtcaccaaggtgtgaactcaaaacagagaccactactataactcgtggcagggccgtatccactattataacccgtggttggaccgtatccactattattatccGTGGTTGgaccatatccactattataacccgttgTTAGGttgtatgccactattatcacccgtggcagagCCGTAATTGAACAGAgtggaaacaaaatcaaattcagaatcagagagtcatgctaaagagttttagaaatcacatcttgtccaaacagagtattgaacaaaatcatatcatcttcgtaatcaaagcagatccaaagcatatttacataattatgcacAATTTTCATATTGACTCTTTTTGCATAGGTTAGAAAtagaatgcaaaaaataagctcatgtctacaccagtcatgacaaaaatactttcttcttaaacaaaatctcatgaataatgcagaacaaataactgatgtagttcaaatttcttttcataaccaaatatgtatattttccaaaaaagtcaacttcaactcattttattttaatgcaaagtctagcataggaaccccgcttacctggacttcttagctttttcggaattttcctcaaaatgtcgaacaataattaatcttcatctataaaataatcacgtaattctcgtaaattttcaattaatcacatatttcgatatttaatcctaaacttctaaaataatctattttaatccTTCAATACCTAAATATCCTtataaccttaaaatatcctcattctctaaatttctttgataatactcaacatttaaggtaagtactagtaaaaatccgttaaataataataaacaaatagctttaatcataatttaaatgtttaaaataaagttacacagttactaaaataatttgctaccaatggaacaatttgaaaatcctatttattttctgtaaaaatttcttatacttcccGCATAAACAatgtaaaaacagatttaatataaacaaaaatttcaaattgaaaccatctAATAATAAGGGCAAAACTGTAATTTCATATCTGAATAATATGTAGTACTAAGTTTACGTATACTCTAAAGAGTAAACGTTTCATGTGTTTTCGATGCAACAGTCGGCGAGGACAGTGACGCGAGGTACTCACCGAGAATAAATGGCAACAGCCGATCGGGAGTGGCATTGGGATGAAGACGGCTTCCAGTTGGCCGTGGTCTCCGTTACGTGGTGGTGTGGTTGCGGTTCACTATGGAGGGAAGTAGGTGCTCTGCTTTCGATGGTGCAAAATAGAGTCTTGCATGAGGCGTTGCTGCGGTGCACTACTGTTGTTGGGCGTTTCTTGGACGTGGAGGCAGTGGCTGTTCCACGGTAGTCCCGTGATTGACACTAGGAAAACTGGCTGCTAGGCTTCACATGATGGTGAGGACGACATTGAAGTTGGATAGTGGGAGGGGCATGCAACGCAATGATGTGGTTACTATCCCTATGGTAGTGCACATACTTTGTGGTTTAGGATAGCAGAGGTTGTTATTCTACCGTGGGGTTCACGGTTTGCCAATGGGTTGGGTGGTGGGCTATCACATGGTGGTTTACGTTGTGCATGGAGGAGCCGTGGTTGCTGTTTGTGTGGGGAGGAGTGGCTAGCAGCTTGGGAAGAAATATTTATGTGACTTGTAGCAAGTGATGTCGAGAGGTGGTATGGGAGAGATGTAGAGCGGCAACACTAGATTTGATGGGTGAGTTTCTACGTGGgatttttatataaagaaaGCTGGTAAACCCTAGAGAAGAAAATGTGCTTGACTTGAAGATGTGAATGTCATGGGGTCTGATCTTTGATCTTCACGGCTTGGGGTTTGGGCACGCAAAAATTTGGGCTTTCTCTATAAGTTTTGGGGCTCGACtcgacttaaaaaaaaataataataaaacaacttgttcaaaaaaactatttgaaaaaaaaatcaaatgggtTTTTCGcacataaaaatctaaattttttgaaaactaCTTCACTCTGGACCCGGGTGTTATAACTGGAGTTCTAGGGCATGATTTTTGAAACAGATTCAACCATATTATTATTGTACATTGGTTTCTTCATGATTTTTTGGCTTCCCCTCGATGGCAATATTACAAGACTTAGGATCATGATATTCTTTCTTTTCACTGGTTGTTATCCTTTTTATACAACTTACTTTTAGACGAGGAAACTGTGGCAGATCATTTGTCTAAGAAAAcgatctattcatcatctccacacactatatattttttttaatttttttcttttttttttctcttaccaagtgtgaggtatatggatgatgaatagaaaaattcaataagtttaagaagaataaacaaaaaagaaattaaaaaaaaaaattaagtgtgGCATGTGTgatgtgtggggatgatgattAACTTTAATTAATGGGAGATTACATGATGCACTACTAGTCTTTGAGATTACCAGTGTTAATTTGGAGACACTATGATTAATTAGTAGGTTTTCGTTTATTGTTTTGTATGTAAATTagtatgttttgtttgaatatttatgaataatataatgtaattgacggttttttttttctttttaagaaaagcttggatttgaaattttttatttcttcttcaaaagtgaaggttataaataaaattgagggGAGCGTctctctaaaataaaaaaaattcttatattttattgaaaactaaGTCATAATTCATAAAAGTTGACAAAACTTGCATGATCTCTATAAAGTCATTTATAAGGAAAActtcattttgaaagaaaaaaaaacttactatctcgttttaatcacaaaatgcAACTTTTGATGCATCgatatttgtgattttttttagttgtaatTATAAAGAAAGGGTGATGTTACAccaaattataatcatattctctttaatttcttataataataaatcccATAATGCCATGACAAATCATCATGTTATGTAAGAAGGAATTCTGAATTATATTtatactgattttttttatttattaatttttttttttaccttgagTTTGGCGTGGGGAGTGGATGGTGACAGGGTGAAAATGTTGCCAAagactaaaaaaaagaaaaaagaaaaaagaatgagatgtAAAATGATATGTCCAAAATttccaaagaaaattaattagggGGGGCCAGCCATTTAAATCTGGGAGACAAACGTGTGAAGATAATTAAGtagtacataattttttatggaatCTTTGGGTAGGTCCCCTCCTAATTAAGTGCAGACCCACAATTACGTTGATGGCTGATTTAAACCTGTGCTGTTTGTTTCCAATGCTTTAAATCAGTGCTGTTTTCAATATGACAGGGACCATAGTATCCATGTGCCACTGGTTAAGCAAACTTTATATGGAAACCGACCAGACCATAAAATCAGAGTGAAACTCAGAAAGGAAAATACAAATTATTCCTGCACTttatttactatattatatgttCTTGGCAGTgaacattaatatatgattacAGCCAATTGGTAGCTGTTGCATTATTTTCCAGTTACATAGTtcacaaaataaagaaaagaaaaaaaaaaaaggatattgtTGAACGATGTTTCAAGTGAAATGTTTTTCTTCATCCTAAATTTAGTCCCAAGTGGCTAATTAAGGATTATAAAAATGGGATGGAGATCAGTATCATTGCTGATGATCAGGTATCAAACTGTAGATTTTTCGGATGGCATTTTTTCCATGTCAACTTCTTGAACATTGCTGACACTTCCTTTGTACCTGTACCACTTTGCACACATGATAAAGTAACCGAAATTTAGGACCTCCATTGCAGTAACCAAGTAGTAAAAGTAATCCAACCTCCCCTTGTTAAGATCTTCAGGCAACCAGTCACCAGTTGCAGCCCCAGAAGTTGTTTTGTGAACTATAGAAACCAAGAAACCACTAAAGTAACTTGACACAGCAGAACCAACAAAAAAGAGAGACCCCCCAATGCTTCTCATGTTTTCTGGGACTTGCTTGTAGTAGAACTCAACTTGAGCAACAACTGTAAATGCTTCAGACAATCCTATTAATGTCAACTGAGGTACCAACCACATACCAGACAGAGAAGAAATTGCACCTCTTCTTGGTTCTACACCTACAGGCATTGTGAGAGCCAAAGTTCTTCTCCTTTCCTCGACAATGGCGGATACAAGCATGGTGACTATGGCAATAACCATGCCAACACCCATCTTTTGCAGGACAGTGATGCCACCTTCTTTGCCTGTGAATCTTCGTAGTGCTGGGACTATGATTCGGTCATAGACAGGTATCCAGATAGTGAGGCCAAGCATAGTGAA from Juglans regia cultivar Chandler chromosome 2, Walnut 2.0, whole genome shotgun sequence carries:
- the LOC108999239 gene encoding protein NRT1/ PTR FAMILY 2.11-like isoform X1, which codes for MEKNDGGNMENNEKDVGTKEPKINYRGWRVMPFIIGNETFEKLGAIGTLSNLLIYLTSVFNMKSITAATMINVFNGTTNFSTLIGAFLCDTYFGRYKTLGFATVASFMGLLLIQLTAAIKKLHPPSCGSGEIDTCKGATAGQLAFLLTGFGSLIVGAAGIRPCNLAFGADQFNPETESGKRGINSFFNWYFFTFTFAQLVSLTLIVYVQSNVSWAIGLGIPAILMLISCALFFMGSKMYVKVKATGSPVTSLIQVIVVAIKKRSLKPPEQPWLSLFNYVPPSSINSKLPYSEQFRFLDKAAIVTPGDEINPDGSATDPWKLCTMQQVEEVKCLFRVIPIWIAALIYYLVMVQQNTYAVFQAQQSNRRLGNSNFKIPAASYTVFLMLSMTIWIPIYDRIVVPFLQRLTGKEGGITVLQRMGIGIFLSIITMLVSALVEGRRRTIALTKPTLGVEPRRGAISSMSGLWLIPQLTLTGLVEAFAAIGQVEFYYKQFPENMRSIGGSLLYCGMGGSSYLSSFLISVIHRTTKGAATGNWLPEDLNKGRLDYFYYTIAAIEVLNFGYFLVCARWYRYKGTGKDDTLEEKIGSTQSGKTIA
- the LOC108999239 gene encoding protein NRT1/ PTR FAMILY 2.11-like isoform X2, coding for MKSITAATMINVFNGTTNFSTLIGAFLCDTYFGRYKTLGFATVASFMGLLLIQLTAAIKKLHPPSCGSGEIDTCKGATAGQLAFLLTGFGSLIVGAAGIRPCNLAFGADQFNPETESGKRGINSFFNWYFFTFTFAQLVSLTLIVYVQSNVSWAIGLGIPAILMLISCALFFMGSKMYVKVKATGSPVTSLIQVIVVAIKKRSLKPPEQPWLSLFNYVPPSSINSKLPYSEQFRFLDKAAIVTPGDEINPDGSATDPWKLCTMQQVEEVKCLFRVIPIWIAALIYYLVMVQQNTYAVFQAQQSNRRLGNSNFKIPAASYTVFLMLSMTIWIPIYDRIVVPFLQRLTGKEGGITVLQRMGIGIFLSIITMLVSALVEGRRRTIALTKPTLGVEPRRGAISSMSGLWLIPQLTLTGLVEAFAAIGQVEFYYKQFPENMRSIGGSLLYCGMGGSSYLSSFLISVIHRTTKGAATGNWLPEDLNKGRLDYFYYTIAAIEVLNFGYFLVCARWYRYKGTGKDDTLEEKIGSTQSGKTIA